A single Atopobiaceae bacterium DNA region contains:
- a CDS encoding trypsin-like peptidase domain-containing protein, producing METTNGNRPPVPSGMAGSQDPNATAQQPTAQAWQQPVAQPSGDGGKHKGKGGSHTVRTVLVSVICGIAGAAALVAVLMFTGVIKTGSSSTSTSSSSAGQTIDITTSDTEATTAEAVSAKCLPSVVSITITTSSSTGIGSGVILDTSGNILTNYHVIEDAQTISVSVDGNSYDGTVVGSDESSDLAVVKIDPGDATLTPIEVGDSDSLVVGEWVMSIGSPFGLDQSVSDGIVSSLYRSTMLKSTSGNTIYTNLIQTDAAINPGNSGGALVNKEGKLVGINSIIESESGSSSGVGFAIPGNYAVEVANTIISGGTVTHAYLGCSLQTVNAYNARSNNLSVNQGAYVSSVTDGSPAATAGIQKGDIITKLGSDDVESADALILAVRSHKTGDVVDVVLTRGSQQMTVSVTLGSDEELQKEESSSSSSSGSSSSSSGSSNSGSSNSLENLLNGLGYGNSGSSSSSNGSGSSNGSTGSYGSDSRSSSSSSSDQASSDGTESYVASIEPLDTSEVSA from the coding sequence GTGGAAACGACCAACGGCAACCGTCCTCCCGTCCCATCGGGCATGGCAGGGTCACAGGACCCCAACGCCACCGCGCAGCAGCCGACGGCGCAGGCCTGGCAGCAGCCGGTCGCCCAGCCTTCGGGTGACGGCGGCAAGCACAAGGGGAAGGGCGGCTCCCACACGGTGCGCACGGTCTTGGTGAGCGTCATCTGCGGCATCGCGGGTGCGGCTGCCCTCGTGGCCGTGCTCATGTTCACAGGCGTGATCAAGACCGGCTCCTCCTCGACCTCGACGTCGTCGAGCTCGGCGGGGCAGACCATCGACATCACGACCTCGGACACGGAGGCCACGACGGCTGAGGCCGTCTCGGCGAAGTGCCTGCCCTCGGTGGTCTCCATCACGATCACGACCTCCTCCTCCACAGGCATCGGCTCCGGCGTGATCCTCGACACCTCGGGCAACATCCTCACCAACTACCACGTGATCGAGGACGCCCAGACCATCTCGGTGAGCGTCGACGGCAACAGCTATGACGGCACCGTCGTGGGCTCGGACGAGTCGAGCGACCTCGCCGTCGTCAAGATCGACCCCGGCGATGCCACGCTCACGCCCATCGAGGTCGGGGATTCCGACTCGCTCGTCGTGGGTGAGTGGGTCATGTCGATCGGCAGCCCCTTCGGCCTCGACCAGTCCGTCTCTGACGGCATCGTGAGCTCGCTCTATCGCTCCACGATGCTCAAGTCCACGAGCGGCAACACCATCTACACCAACCTCATCCAGACCGATGCCGCCATCAACCCTGGCAACTCCGGCGGCGCGCTCGTGAACAAGGAGGGCAAGCTCGTCGGCATCAACTCCATCATCGAGAGCGAGAGCGGCTCGAGCTCGGGGGTCGGCTTCGCCATCCCCGGCAACTATGCGGTGGAGGTCGCCAACACGATCATCTCGGGTGGTACCGTCACCCATGCCTACCTGGGCTGCTCGCTGCAGACGGTCAACGCCTACAACGCCAGGAGCAACAACCTCTCGGTGAACCAGGGCGCCTACGTGTCCTCCGTCACCGACGGGAGCCCCGCTGCGACGGCGGGCATCCAGAAGGGCGACATCATCACGAAGCTGGGATCCGATGACGTCGAGTCCGCCGACGCCCTGATCCTCGCGGTGCGCAGCCACAAGACGGGTGACGTGGTGGACGTGGTGCTCACGCGCGGCAGCCAGCAGATGACGGTCTCGGTCACCCTGGGCTCCGACGAGGAGCTGCAGAAGGAGGAGAGCTCCTCCAGCTCCAGCTCTGGTTCGAGCAGTTCGAGCTCAGGCAGCTCGAACTCGGGCTCGAGCAACTCGCTCGAGAACCTCCTGAACGGTCTGGGGTATGGCAACTCGGGTAGCTCCAGCAGCTCGAACGGCTCTGGCAGCTCCAACGGGTCCACGGGCTCCTATGGCTCGGACAGCAGGTCGTCCTCGTCCAGCTCGTCCGACCAGGCCTCGTCAGATGGCACCGAATCATACGTGGCGTCCATCGAGCCCCTCGATACCTCCGAGGTCTCGGCGTAG
- a CDS encoding response regulator transcription factor: MHHKNILLIARTTRHHERMRELSHALDVSVLLATPDTFNQAITSGHDFDLVVLDVAGIMQDLMDAVEAYVGENGCIPMLIVVDEDKLPALHMPVQGHSDFILATAGESEFEVRCAQLLWPGEENAPSDIITVDDMTINLATYQVYIDDKPVDLTLMEYSLLSFLATHPSRAYSRETLLHRVWGFEYCGGTRTVDVHIRRVRSKVGPQVASHIATVRGVGYLFKL, encoded by the coding sequence ATGCATCATAAGAACATCCTGCTCATAGCTCGGACCACGCGGCATCACGAACGTATGCGCGAGCTTTCGCATGCCTTGGACGTATCGGTGCTGCTGGCGACCCCCGACACCTTCAACCAGGCCATCACGAGCGGTCATGACTTCGACCTCGTGGTGCTTGACGTCGCCGGTATCATGCAGGACCTTATGGACGCCGTCGAGGCCTATGTGGGCGAGAACGGCTGCATCCCCATGCTCATCGTGGTCGACGAGGACAAGCTCCCCGCGCTCCACATGCCGGTGCAGGGCCACTCCGACTTCATCCTTGCCACGGCAGGCGAGTCCGAGTTCGAGGTACGGTGCGCCCAGCTGCTCTGGCCAGGCGAGGAGAACGCCCCCTCCGACATCATCACGGTCGACGACATGACGATCAACCTGGCGACCTACCAGGTCTATATCGATGACAAGCCCGTCGACCTCACGCTCATGGAGTACTCGCTCCTGAGCTTCCTGGCGACGCATCCCAGCCGGGCCTACTCTCGCGAGACGCTGCTCCATCGCGTGTGGGGGTTCGAGTACTGCGGCGGCACGCGTACGGTCGACGTGCATATCCGTCGCGTGCGCTCGAAGGTCGGACCTCAGGTCGCCTCGCACATCGCGACGGTACGTGGCGTGGGCTACCTCTTCAAGCTGTAG